In the Salvia miltiorrhiza cultivar Shanhuang (shh) chromosome 8, IMPLAD_Smil_shh, whole genome shotgun sequence genome, ATTTCTCAAGAAATGCGTATTACTAAATTTCATTGTTCAATTAAAATTTAGGCAAAAACATGAATGCATCTGCACACTGCATCCACCCTAATGAAACTCAATAAGGGCTCATCAATCCTTAATTAGGGTGGATGCACCGTACATCCGGATGTACCAAAGTGTGCCTCTTAAATTTATGCTTATGAATGCTATCAAACTAGTAGTTCCTGACCAACAAGTATGTTGATGGGATGCGGGCATTTCAGGTGAATTATCGATACAAAATTCAGTAGGGGTATAGATATACGTCCAAGAGACTGGCAAAATTCCTAAATAAGGGGATTTAGAGACACAAACGATTCTATTCTTCCAAAACATAATGCAACCAGATCACCTTACTACATTTTACAAACAAGTCCAACAATAAATAACACAAACAACACTCTGCAAAACCCAATTCATCAATTCCTGTTGCAGAAATTTTCATTGAATCCAGATTGGCTTAACAAAACAACAGTATGCTTCACACACTTCCATTATGCTATTTCTTAATCCTGTAAAATCTCAACTCCGACTACCCACTTAGCCCAATTTAAAGGTAAGTAGGGGTTCAGCCGCAGCCAATTATGCgattaattaaacaaattcaACTTAAACTTTCTAAGACAAGCAAAAACACGCAATCACACACGATTCCAGCAAAAATCATGACCCTCAAAGTTCCCTTTTTTCCCTTGCCAAGACCAAACAATGGCATCTGGATCTCGCAAAACCCCAGTAAATCACTTACTAACGAGAAGAGTGCGAGAAAGCGTCCATTTCTGAGCGCGGCCGACAATGGAAAACGGCAGCCAGTGAGTCGGGATGAAGGAGTGCAGCAGCGAGACGGTGGCTATGCCGCCGATCGTCGACAAGTCCTCCGCCGTAAATCCGCCCTCCATTTCCTATTGTCTTCACCTTTAACCTGGATCGCGAGTTCACAAAATTCAATCAACTTTGCGGTGCATATGTATAACACGATTTACAGAGTTGTTTTGCAGGGAGATCAGATTCaggtagagagagaaaatgccTTCCGAATTAGTACTACAATTTTCGTTTTTAGGTGCAAAATATGGTAAAGGCAGATGCATCAACCAAAGTTATAAAGACATCACTGCCCTtaaaattttcttcttcttttttatatcATTATTATTGTCTAGGAATATGATcataacgaaaataaaacaaaaatcaaatgcttgctataaaattataatctctctaaaacaaacataaagttctataaaatactccctctccCATTGGACTTGTCCCATTTGGTTTCgacacggttattaaggagagtattaGTAGTATTAAGTGtgtagataaagtaggagagaaggtgataaagtaagagaaagAAAGTGATaaggtaataaagtaggagtgttatttatagaaatgagacaagatcaatgggacaaacaaaaaaggaatacatgacaagatcaatgggacggagggagtaagcaataaaaatcaaatgctGGCTTGAACACATGGAATCTAGCCAAAATTGGCATCAAATGCACTCTAAATGGAGTAGAAAATCCATGTTGTTCAACTTTTGCAAGTTGGATTATTTATCAACAAAACAAACTTTAAAGATTTAAGCATATCTATAAATTTTGAACTCGGTAACATGATTTTCCAGCATAACTACTAAACAAAGCTATGTGGAGTAGTTAACAACTCATAAGAAAAACTATATGTTAATATCATGCTCTATTTGTTTTAGAAAAAATGAAGACTAATGAACATGAACCTTGATTATTGAGttgttaaaattatattagattcTTTTTATAATCTTAAAATACTATTGGCTTTTAATCATTTTAAACTAGTATGAATTAAAAGGCCTTGGTAATCTAATGAATTCCCCCCAAATTGAGAAAATTAGATACCTAAACTATGATAAATTTACCACAAGTATTATGAGTCACTTTGAAAATAAAGTGTTACTGCCTCGTCCGTTTAAATGATTTTATCTTTAAACGTTCACTTATTTGATTTTTGTTATTATTCATGGTCTTTTAAATTAGTTACTACTACTAGTTTTCTTGAGTCATTGCCGAGTATTTACTAATGTTATAGGAGTATATGATTATTAtggaactttattttaaaaagaggaataataataataacttaaaTTTGAAGGGCTATTTATGTAATTGTAGtagtattaaataatttatagtaATAGTAGTAGTATTATTTCATCTCAAAAACCCCAACCCAATCTTGAAATCTCGGCACCGCACTCGCAAGCACGCTGTCTTAAAGAAGCAAATTAGGGTTTCGCCACTCAATCTGATAATCATCGCCGATGGCCGAAGTTTTGAGCGCCACCGAGGAAAATATCGACCGCCGCCGAGAAAAGGATACCGACGAAAAGCCTCCCGACGCCGCCCCCTCCGATGCTGCTCCGGGCGACGCATCACcgcctcctcctccgcctcAGCCGCCGCGCCGCGGCATCCGAGACCGCGAGCGCGACTCCCGAGATCGGCGTGATGACCGGGACTATGACCGCCCTCCGCGGCGCGAATACTATGATCGCAACCGATCGCCGCCTCCGCCCCCACCGCGTGAAAGAGATTATCACAAGCGCGGCCGGATGAGCCCGAGCCCCCCTCCACCTCCATATCGAGACCGACGCGGAGGAGGTCCGCATTCTCCGCCTCCTAGAAGGTCGCCGCCATTTCCACCGTACAAGCGGAGGAGGGACGATGTTTATGATGGTAGGAGAGGGAGTCCGAGAGGAGGATATGGGCCGGGGGATCGAAGGTGCGTTGTGCATTTGGTTAATTTAGCTACCCATTGGTTCTTTAGTAACCTGTTTAGGATTTTGAAGAGACTGTTGATTGGATGGGTAGGCTCTTGGTTTCTCGAGTACTTGTAGGTTTATGTTTCTCGAGTATATATGCCAAAAGGCCTGCTTGTGAAGTTTCAATAATAGTTTAGCCTGGGATTCAGATTTCTGGTCATGATTTTACGTTTTGCAGATAATCTATTGCAACATATATGTGCTAGTAAAATATAAATGTGCACGAGTGTGTGCACCTTGTTTAGGGTACATCTCTAAGCTTGAGCATAGGATTCCGCAGTGGCATTTCTGCATCCCATTACACTTTCTTTATCCTCTTATAGCAGTATAATAGCGTTCCCATTTTACTTGGTACCTTCTGTATGACATTAGGTGCGTTTTGCACATAGAAGGATTTCATTGTGCTGCTCAACTAGGTTTTAGTGATATACACCTTTTTGGTTCAGGTTTGGGTATGATTATCCTGGTGGATATGACCGTGACAATGGGGGTAGACCTGGTTATCCTGATGAAAGACCTCATGGTCGATATATGGGCCGCGGAGGTGGTGGCTACCAAGGCGGTACGTCTGTATTTTTCATTCTTGTCAAGTATTCTTATTTTTTGGAAATATGGCACTTGGATATGTATTCTATAGGTGGTTGCTATATCGTTATTATTTATATGAGCATTTTGTATTAGATTTTGTACTGTATGGAATGGTAATCCAGTTTTATTGTCATATTGCCATTATGTATCTCTAAGATGTCCCTAATGTTAAGCACTTAGCCTACCTTGATAATCAAGTAAGATGTGTTTCAATTTTTACTCCCAGTAAGTAATCTAAATTCGGAGTCTCTGATCGCTAGATTGcgcccccccccccaaaaaaaaaaaataataataataaaataaaataaaaataatactccctccgtccaccaaatgagtacccatattttctttttggtctgtccaccaaatgagtacctATTTCCTTTTTTAGTAAGTGTATCTCACACTGCCTACTCTCAataaaagtgggacccttattccactcacacacacttaatcaatttcttaaaactcgtgccattcccaaatgggtactcatgATTTTGAATACATAGTTGTATTTAGGAACTACAGTTTTGATCATTGCTCTTAAGAAGGGGAGAGTTGGAGCCTAGTCTagtgatatttatttttatgtaaggCAAAATGATCAGGGGTCCTAATGTAAGGCTGTACGTCAGTTctaaatttgtatatttttctATTGTTTCTGAGTAGTCAAATATTTTATCAAGTTCTATAAAATTAAGTAATTCTGGTGTTTCTTTGATGCCTCTAACCGCTACCAAGTGTAGAAGACAtagtgaaaaataataataaaaaaagagaataaaagtTGCAAATACATGATGAAAAAGTATTGGAAATTTGGAGTGATAGAACCCAGAAAACTTGAAAACAATAAGAATTACAAGTTTggatattataaaaatattttagatttattaaatcaTACGATTTAGAACTAGTTAGAATTATCTTTTGTATCTCTGGTCTTTCTACATAGCAGATGCATGATTCTTTGTTGAGAAATGTTGAGAAAGAGAAGCATTCTTAGTCCTAGGACCTCCATATATAGAATACAATTTTGCAGTCAAGATTCATTTTTTGGCTTATGGCAGGAAAATAATGGACTCCAAATATATGATTAATAGTTTTACAGTTAAACCATCTTACCATTTGCATTCCATTTGATTAAATAACAAAAGCAGAAAGTAAAATTCCTCTGAGGCACTCTGAGGAGGAAATTTATTTGAAATGAACTAAAAATAATCACCATGGATTTCAGGTTTTTTGTCGAACCAGATTATTGTATTTAACTAAGGATTTGAAGCCCACCGTCAAATCCCTCAATCTGAATGCAactttagatattttatttatgcatTTGAGCTTTGCTGAATGCATACACCCTGGGCTTCCTAGGATGTTGTCCTAGCTTTAAATTTCTTCTCCTTGTCCTATGTTTTCATTTTGATCTTCTTTTATGCAGACTGGGATTCTGGTCGTGGTGGTTTTGCTGATACATTTGGTGCTGGTGGCACCCAGAGGTAAAAAGCAAGCAATTGTATTGTATTCTGATTATTGCAGCAAATTCAGCGTTTCCTCGTGTTTGCtttgttttgatgcaagaacaTGCACTTAAAGTAAAGTCTCTTTCTTTCAGTCTCAGTTTTTTATCTTCAGATTTTCATAAACAGTTGTTCTCCATTAAGTTCCCTAGTCATGACAAGCTATCTGCTATTTGATGTTGCTTGGAATGATTAAAGTAGTGAATGTATCCATGAATTATTGAAGGAAGTTCTTGGGAATGTTACCAAACTTATATTTCCTGTCCTCTTTCCCTGCACAGAATCGATATCTCTTCTTATATTTTGCATTAATATAGTTATATAGGGTTAAAATAAAAGGATGAAGCGGGCTTTTGTTCCTGGAGCCCTAGTGTTTTGTTATTTATGTAGTAGGTTTCGATTGTTTAGGATCATCGAAAAATCATCTGAGTATTACCAAACACCCTCGGCCATGCTACACCTGTACGCTTTGGGCAGAAGTTTCTTAGAGCTTCTGAGGTTTTATCCAGGTTTAATAGTTTTCTTCTTCCAGTACATTCATTTCTTACATATTTCAGTTTGGTTTTGTAAGTTTCCTTCTTGAGTCACCTCTAACTCTACCACCTTATTCTAATCCTAACTCCCAAGTTAGTATAATTAATAAGGCAAACGTAAGATAAGAGGTAAAAAGATAGTTTTTAGCATATATATGCACACCTGTGACACCTAGAAAAGTTGAAATGAGAATCAATGCAAGTGCAGAGCAGAGTTGTGTTCAGTGTGCATGCTTTTAATTTTTCCCCAAGTTGATGTTTGCATGTAATCTATCACTGTTCAGTTCTTAGTATTCTTTTATATGAATAATGTTGTTTCAACGTTATGAAGCTAAATCTATTGatgtatttatgaatttttCTCCAGGGAAGGAATGATGTCTTACAAGCAGTTCATTCAGGAGCTTGAAGATGATATCTTGCCTTCTGAAGCAGAGCGCAGGTCAGAGTGTAAATGTTCTAAAGTTTGTCAGTTTGACCTTATTAAATTGGCTCTATTTTCAAGTAAAGTGTATTACTAAATGGCTAAGCATGATCAGGTATCAAGAGTACAGGACAGAGTACATATCAACCCAGAAACGAACTTACTTTAATGCACATAAAGATGAAGAATGGTACTTCCTTTTCTCCTCCTTCAAAAATTATGCTAAGTGTTCCTTTAATGAGTTTGTTTATCTGTTCAGGTTGAAAGACAAATATCATCCAACAAACTTGCTTGCTGTCATAGAACGGTAAGCTTACCAACAGAAGTTTCCATTTGGGCCTCTACTTCCACTTCAATGCGTAATGCCTACTAGGCATCCTTTATATACAACTTCCAATTTGGTGTATATGCAAAGTTCTAAACATGGTGACCACTTTGCAGGAGGAACGAACTTGCAAGGAAGTTAGCGAAGGATTTTCAGCATGATATGCAGAGTGGTACTTTGGATATGTAAGCTTTTTTCCTGCATATTTTACTTTTGTGCTTGTGCACTCTGACCattttttatagatttacacGATCTGACCAAGTTCTGTATGTCAAAAAGAGGTCCTGCCTTTAGTCCTTCCTCATCAAACAAAGCTGAACAATCCAGTGAGCCAAATTCCGAAGATGAAACAGATGGCAAAAGAAGGCGGCCCAGTCGGGGTGGCGCCAAGGAATCTGATCTTTCTTCTGCCCCAAAGGCCCACCCTGTCAGTTCAGAGAGTAGACGAATTCAGATTGATATTGAACAAGCTCAATCTCTTGTACGGAAACTTGATGCGGAAAAAGGAATTGAGGAAAACATTTTATCTCGATCTGATAATGATAGAATGAGCAGAGATAAATCTCATGGAAGTTCAAGTGGTCCAGTCATCATAGTAAGGGGTTTAAATTCAATAAAAGGTCTGGAGGGGGTTGAGCTTCTGGACACTCTTCTGACTTATCTCTGGCGTATTCATGGAGTTGATTATT is a window encoding:
- the LOC131000283 gene encoding serrate RNA effector molecule-like, translating into MAEVLSATEENIDRRREKDTDEKPPDAAPSDAAPGDASPPPPPPQPPRRGIRDRERDSRDRRDDRDYDRPPRREYYDRNRSPPPPPPRERDYHKRGRMSPSPPPPPYRDRRGGGPHSPPPRRSPPFPPYKRRRDDVYDGRRGSPRGGYGPGDRRFGYDYPGGYDRDNGGRPGYPDERPHGRYMGRGGGGYQGDWDSGRGGFADTFGAGGTQREGMMSYKQFIQELEDDILPSEAERRYQEYRTEYISTQKRTYFNAHKDEEWLKDKYHPTNLLAVIERRNELARKLAKDFQHDMQSGTLDIGPAFSPSSSNKAEQSSEPNSEDETDGKRRRPSRGGAKESDLSSAPKAHPVSSESRRIQIDIEQAQSLVRKLDAEKGIEENILSRSDNDRMSRDKSHGSSSGPVIIVRGLNSIKGLEGVELLDTLLTYLWRIHGVDYYGLVETNEAKGLRHIRVEGKDPEANGNGNEWEKKLDSRWEERLKNSDPLEVMTAKEKIDAAAVEALDPHVRKIRDEKYGWKYGCGAKGCTKLFHAAEFVHKHLKLKHPEVVMELTSKVREELYFQNYMNDENAPGGTPVMQPSLRDKPQRRRPGPENRMKDDRGNRRERDNRVNGSEHFDRSENPQSGDFNNSDGAAGNNPDEPMFDSFGGQGIPVSAFPSDIPPPVLMPVPGAGPLGPFVPAPPEVAMRMLRDQGGPTPFEGGRNGRSGHQLGGPSPIIAMPPTLRQDPRHLRSYNDLDAPDDEVTVIDYRSL